In Piliocolobus tephrosceles isolate RC106 chromosome 6, ASM277652v3, whole genome shotgun sequence, the following are encoded in one genomic region:
- the TMEM30B gene encoding cell cycle control protein 50B: protein MTWSATARGAHQPDNTAFTQQRLPAWQPLLSASIALPLFFCAGLAFIGLGLGLYYSSNGIKELEYDYTGDSDTGNCSVCAAAGQGRAPPPPCSCAWYFSLPELFQGPVYLYYELTNFYQNNRRYSVSRDDAQLSGLPSALRHPVNECAPYQLSAAGLPIAPCGAIANSLFNDSFSLWHQRLPGGLYVEVPLDRSGIAWWTDYHVKFRNPPLVNGSLALAFQGTAPPPNWRRPVYELSPDPNNTGFINQDFVVWMRTAALPTFRKLYARIRQGNYSAGLPRGAYRVNITYNYPVRAFGGHKLLIFSSISWMGGKNPFLGIAYLVVGSLCILTGFVMLIIYIRYQDQDDDDEE from the coding sequence ATGACCTGGAGCGCCACGGCCCGGGGCGCCCACCAGCCCGACAACACCGCCTTCACGCAGCAGCGCCTCCCAGCCTGGCAGCCGCTGCTGTCGGCCAGCATCGCGCTGCCGCTCTTCTTCTGCGCGGGCCTGGCCTTCAttggcctgggcctgggcctctACTACTCCTCCAACGGCATCAAGGAGCTGGAGTACGACTACACCGGCGACTCGGACACCGGCAACTGCTCGGTGTGCGCCGCGGCCGGCCAGGGCCGCGCGCCGCCGCCCCCCTGCTCGTGCGCCTGGTACTTCTCGCTGCCCGAGCTCTTCCAGGGCCCTGTGTACCTCTACTACGAGCTAACCAACTTCTACCAGAACAACCGGCGCTACAGCGTGTCCCGCGACGACGCGCAGCTGAGCGGGCTGCCCAGCGCGCTACGCCACCCGGTCAACGAGTGCGCCCCCTACCAGCTCAGCGCGGCCGGCCTGCCCATCGCCCCCTGCGGCGCCATCGCCAACAGCCTCTTCAACGACTCCTTCTCGCTTTGGCACCAGCGCCTGCCAGGCGGGCTCTACGTCGAGGTGCCGCTCGACCGCTCCGGCATCGCCTGGTGGACCGACTACCACGTCAAGTTCCGCAACCCGCCGCTGGTCAACGGCAGCCTGGCGCTGGCCTTCCAGGGCACGGCGCCCCCGCCTAACTGGCGCCGGCCGGTCTACGAGCTCAGCCCCGACCCGAACAACACCGGTTTCATCAACCAGGACTTCGTGGTGTGGATGCGCACGGCGGCGCTGCCCACGTTCCGCAAGCTGTACGCGCGCATCCGCCAGGGCAACTACTCGGCCGGGCTGCCGCGGGGCGCCTACCGCGTCAACATCACCTACAACTACCCGGTGCGCGCGTTCGGCGGCCACAAGCTCCTTATCTTCAGCAGCATCTCATGGATGGGTGGCAAGAACCCCTTCCTTGGCATCGCCTACCTGGTCGTCGGCTCACTCTGCATCCTCACCGGCTTTGTCATGCTGATCATCTACATTCGCTACCAGGACCAGGACGACGACGATGAGGAGTGA